A genome region from Nocardia sp. NBC_00565 includes the following:
- a CDS encoding SLC13 family permease yields MAGVPGPVDSSARNPPSNAMTPTPPPRWGLSTLDWVRIGLLVAGLLCVATGLLPRDEAADNMRRIGPLLLFLGSVIVLAELTRQAKVFDVIAHRLAILGRGYYPALFLLCVAFASATTILLNLDTTAVLLTPVMLALAVPARIPPLPLAMTTLWLANTASLLLPVSNLTNLLAADRVALHATEFAARMWAPQLVSIAATMVCLWIWYWRRGRRETDRYVPPEPIRPENAKERTLLYTTAGACLLFILAIPVVGDRIGIAATIAAAIAVLAFAIFDRSSLRPSLIPWQLLVFVVGLFLVVPTLSRFGLADLMHALIGNDSGAVGAYRAAGAGAGLSNVANNLPAYTAGEAVVPEENRNQLLALLIGTNVGPIVTPWASLATLLCLEFCRTHGVRVPMLRFVLTGLGLALVATTGAVAALLATG; encoded by the coding sequence ATGGCTGGTGTGCCCGGACCGGTCGATTCCTCCGCGCGGAACCCGCCGTCGAACGCCATGACGCCGACACCACCGCCCAGATGGGGGCTGAGCACGCTCGACTGGGTCCGGATCGGGCTCTTGGTGGCCGGACTGCTGTGTGTGGCGACCGGGCTGCTGCCCCGCGACGAGGCCGCCGACAATATGCGGCGCATCGGACCGCTGCTGCTGTTTCTCGGCAGCGTGATCGTATTGGCGGAACTCACCCGTCAGGCCAAAGTCTTCGACGTCATCGCGCATCGACTGGCCATTCTGGGCCGTGGCTACTATCCGGCATTGTTCCTACTGTGCGTGGCATTCGCGTCCGCGACCACGATCCTGCTCAACCTGGACACCACCGCGGTCCTGCTCACTCCGGTGATGCTGGCATTGGCGGTACCGGCGCGAATCCCGCCGCTGCCCCTGGCCATGACCACGCTGTGGCTGGCGAATACCGCGAGCCTGCTGCTGCCGGTCTCGAATCTCACCAACCTGCTCGCCGCGGACCGGGTCGCATTGCATGCCACCGAATTCGCGGCGCGCATGTGGGCGCCACAGTTGGTCTCGATCGCGGCGACCATGGTGTGCCTGTGGATCTGGTATTGGCGGCGCGGCCGACGAGAAACCGATCGGTACGTACCACCGGAGCCGATTCGGCCGGAAAACGCGAAGGAACGCACCCTGCTGTACACGACGGCGGGCGCGTGTCTGCTGTTCATCCTGGCGATCCCGGTCGTCGGCGACCGCATCGGCATCGCCGCGACCATCGCCGCCGCCATCGCGGTGCTCGCCTTCGCGATCTTCGACCGTTCCTCGCTGCGACCATCGCTGATCCCGTGGCAGCTGCTGGTTTTCGTGGTGGGGTTGTTCCTGGTGGTGCCGACCCTGAGCAGGTTCGGGCTCGCCGATCTGATGCATGCGCTGATCGGGAACGATTCCGGAGCGGTCGGGGCCTATCGCGCGGCAGGTGCGGGTGCCGGATTATCGAATGTGGCCAATAACCTTCCGGCGTACACCGCGGGCGAGGCGGTGGTGCCCGAGGAGAATCGAAACCAATTGCTGGCCTTGCTGATCGGCACCAATGTGGGGCCGATCGTGACGCCGTGGGCGTCGCTGGCCACCTTGCTGTGCCTGGAGTTCTGCCGCACCCATGGCGTACGGGTGCCGATGCTGCGGTTCGTGCTGACCGGACTCGGACTCGCGCTCGTCGCTACGACCGGTGCGGTCGCGGCGCTCTTGGCCACGGGATAG
- a CDS encoding inositol monophosphatase family protein: MRTGDVVNLALPLDVRPPDDPGPIPSPFDRFETVLTAAADVATAAATEAGQAIRAGLAGSLTVRTKDASGDLVTDLDLRAEHIIVTHIRRAFPHHRILAEESGLHGVDDSWCWVVDPLDGTNNIAIGLPVCTIGIALCHNGIPMLGVIHEPLADRTWSAIRGAGATGPDGPLWRPPHRPTESAPTLAWLQGYPVTRTDATARALRLALESGSRRLIQLWSPLLCWVMLSRGDIDGFVGYRAGLVDLPAGTLLARGSGIHITDFDGAPLDDHLDLPGGEVDFIAASPEMLPDLAVLVKAAAEVTVTGLPGPQH, translated from the coding sequence ATGCGAACAGGCGACGTAGTGAACCTGGCGCTCCCACTGGATGTTCGGCCGCCGGACGATCCCGGCCCGATCCCGAGCCCATTCGACCGATTCGAGACTGTCTTGACGGCCGCGGCGGACGTCGCGACCGCGGCGGCGACCGAGGCGGGGCAGGCCATCCGCGCGGGGCTGGCCGGATCGCTGACCGTCCGAACCAAGGACGCCAGCGGCGATCTGGTCACCGACCTGGATCTGCGCGCCGAGCACATCATCGTCACCCACATCCGTCGCGCTTTCCCACACCACCGCATCCTGGCCGAGGAATCCGGACTGCACGGCGTCGACGACTCCTGGTGCTGGGTCGTCGACCCCTTGGACGGCACCAACAACATCGCCATCGGCCTGCCCGTGTGCACCATCGGTATCGCCCTGTGCCACAACGGAATCCCGATGCTCGGCGTAATCCATGAACCACTCGCCGACCGGACCTGGTCCGCCATCCGCGGCGCGGGCGCCACCGGCCCCGACGGCCCGCTCTGGCGGCCGCCACACCGTCCCACCGAATCCGCCCCGACACTGGCCTGGCTCCAGGGCTACCCGGTCACCCGCACCGACGCCACCGCCCGCGCCCTGCGCCTCGCGCTGGAATCCGGCTCGCGCCGCCTGATCCAACTGTGGTCGCCCCTGCTGTGCTGGGTCATGCTGAGCCGCGGCGATATCGACGGTTTCGTCGGTTACCGCGCGGGCCTGGTCGACCTGCCCGCCGGAACCCTGCTCGCTCGCGGATCCGGTATCCACATCACCGATTTCGACGGCGCACCGCTCGACGATCACCTCGACCTGCCCGGCGGTGAGGTCGATTTCATCGCCGCGAGTCCCGAAATGCTGCCCGATCTCGCCGTGCTGGTCAAGGCCGCCGCCGAGGTGACCGTCACGGGCCTGCCCGGACCTCAGCACTGA